One window from the genome of Jiangella alba encodes:
- a CDS encoding AraC family transcriptional regulator, with product MIAPPLQRFELFYTEDLDDARDLVGQVFVPHRLDLAGGCTKVRARMHTKRLDRLAANYVTYGGGVLIEPGELGSFFVVQMPLAGQSLVRYGGEELLSTPDTASVVSPTIPLTQRWSTDCAQLILRLERPALEAHLRHLTGAPLPTPLRFDLGMDISTGSGRTWAGHFRLLVAELDRTDGSMVTNPLVFTELEDLLMTSLLVAQPHNYSHLLAESQLSPIPNRAVTMVREMIENHPEWEHTVASLAKMAQVSVRALQLAFRQHVGVTPREYLWSVRMRRAREELLASQRETTTVARVVARWGLGHPGRFAALYVKQYGELPSETLAR from the coding sequence ATGATCGCACCACCGTTGCAACGGTTCGAGCTGTTCTATACCGAGGATCTCGACGACGCCCGTGACCTCGTGGGTCAGGTCTTCGTGCCTCACCGGCTGGATCTGGCTGGCGGGTGCACGAAAGTGCGCGCACGCATGCACACGAAGCGCCTCGACCGCCTCGCGGCGAATTATGTGACCTACGGTGGCGGCGTCCTCATCGAACCCGGCGAATTGGGGTCGTTCTTCGTCGTCCAGATGCCGCTGGCCGGCCAGAGCCTGGTCCGGTACGGCGGCGAAGAACTGCTGTCCACGCCCGATACCGCTTCTGTGGTCTCGCCCACGATCCCGCTCACCCAGCGCTGGTCGACGGATTGTGCGCAACTCATCCTGCGGCTGGAACGGCCGGCGCTCGAAGCGCACCTGCGCCACCTCACCGGCGCGCCGCTGCCGACACCACTTCGGTTCGACCTCGGTATGGACATCAGCACGGGATCCGGCCGCACGTGGGCGGGGCACTTCCGTCTGCTGGTCGCCGAGCTCGATCGCACCGACGGCAGCATGGTCACGAATCCTCTGGTGTTCACTGAGCTCGAGGACCTGCTCATGACCTCACTACTCGTTGCGCAGCCGCACAACTACTCGCACCTGCTGGCCGAGTCGCAGCTCAGTCCGATTCCGAACCGTGCCGTCACCATGGTCCGCGAGATGATCGAGAACCACCCCGAGTGGGAGCACACTGTCGCGAGCCTGGCCAAGATGGCCCAGGTGAGTGTACGGGCGCTCCAACTCGCTTTCCGGCAACACGTCGGCGTCACACCGCGCGAATACCTGTGGTCGGTGCGAATGCGGCGGGCGCGTGAGGAACTGCTCGCCTCCCAACGCGAGACGACGACGGTTGCCCGGGTCGTCGCCAGGTGGGGCCTGGGCCATCCCGGCCGGTTCGCCGCGTTGTACGTCAAGCAGTATGGTGAGCTGCCATCGGAAACACTGGCGCGGTGA
- a CDS encoding tryptophanase, which yields MEPFRIKAVEPIPFPSVPERRRALKEAGFNLFRVPARAITIDLLTDSGTSAMSAAQWAALMVGDESYAGARSYERFETVVRELTGYPEVIPAHQGRAAERILLGRLLRPGDVSVANTHFDTTRASVEAAGAEAVDLPAEQTGPAPFGGDLSVPALRDLLSGPGGSRVRCVVLTVTNNAGGGQPVSLDNVAAVRELCDHHGVTLLLDASRFAENAYLITERDPAHAGRAPRDVAREVFALADGCWASLKKDGVANIGGLIALRDAELARRCRDQLIAVEGFPTYGGLAGRDLEALAQGLLEVTDPDYLRYRAQTARWFGEQLAEAGLPVLQPTGCHAVYVDAAALLPHVPPHRLPATALANELYLAGAVRVSELGTLVFGRPASDGGDDLPAPRELVRFALPRRVYTRSHLEYVAESAATVVAKAAEIPGYRIVEQTGPLRHFTAVLAPGEPAGRPARPGRLAPGPTSPRPEPG from the coding sequence ATGGAGCCGTTCCGCATCAAGGCCGTCGAGCCGATCCCCTTCCCCAGCGTGCCCGAGCGTCGTCGCGCCCTGAAGGAGGCCGGATTCAACCTGTTCCGGGTGCCGGCTCGCGCCATCACCATCGACCTGCTCACCGACTCGGGGACGAGCGCGATGTCAGCCGCACAGTGGGCGGCCCTCATGGTCGGCGACGAGTCGTATGCCGGCGCGCGGTCGTACGAGCGGTTCGAGACGGTGGTGCGCGAGCTGACCGGCTACCCGGAGGTGATCCCGGCGCATCAGGGACGGGCGGCGGAGCGGATCCTGCTCGGCCGGTTGCTGCGGCCCGGCGACGTCTCGGTGGCGAACACGCATTTCGACACGACGCGGGCCAGCGTGGAGGCGGCCGGCGCGGAGGCCGTCGACCTCCCGGCCGAGCAGACCGGCCCGGCGCCGTTCGGCGGCGACCTGTCCGTCCCCGCCCTGCGCGACCTGCTGTCCGGACCCGGCGGCTCGCGGGTGCGGTGTGTCGTGCTGACGGTGACGAACAACGCCGGCGGCGGGCAGCCGGTGTCGCTGGACAACGTCGCCGCGGTCCGCGAGCTGTGCGACCATCACGGCGTGACGCTGCTGCTGGACGCGTCGCGGTTCGCCGAGAACGCCTACCTCATCACCGAGCGCGACCCGGCGCACGCCGGCCGGGCGCCCCGAGACGTCGCCCGCGAGGTGTTCGCCCTCGCCGACGGCTGCTGGGCGAGCCTCAAGAAGGACGGGGTGGCGAACATCGGCGGACTGATCGCACTGCGCGACGCCGAGCTGGCCCGCCGATGCCGCGACCAGTTGATCGCCGTCGAGGGGTTCCCGACGTACGGCGGGCTGGCCGGACGCGACCTGGAGGCGCTGGCCCAGGGCCTGCTCGAGGTGACCGACCCGGACTACCTGCGGTATCGCGCTCAGACGGCCCGCTGGTTCGGCGAGCAGCTGGCCGAGGCCGGCCTGCCCGTGCTGCAGCCCACCGGCTGCCACGCCGTGTACGTCGACGCCGCGGCCCTGCTGCCGCACGTGCCGCCGCACCGGCTACCCGCGACGGCGCTGGCCAACGAGCTGTACCTGGCCGGCGCGGTGCGGGTCTCGGAGCTGGGGACGCTGGTGTTCGGCCGGCCGGCGTCGGATGGCGGCGACGATCTTCCGGCGCCACGCGAACTGGTCCGGTTCGCGCTGCCCCGGCGGGTCTACACCAGGAGCCACCTCGAGTACGTCGCCGAGAGCGCGGCCACCGTCGTGGCGAAGGCGGCGGAGATCCCGGGCTACCGGATCGTCGAGCAGACCGGGCCGCTGCGGCACTTCACGGCCGTGCTCGCGCCCGGCGAGCCCGCCGGGCGACCCGCGCGGCCCGGGCGGCTCGCTCCAGGTCCGACGAGCCCACGTCCAGAACCTGGCTGA
- the rfbA gene encoding glucose-1-phosphate thymidylyltransferase RfbA, with the protein MKGIILAGGHGSRLHPVTLGVSKQLVPVYNKPMIYYPLSVLMLAGITDILIITNPQDRPQFEHLLTDGSQWGIRLDYAAQDEPRGLADAFIVGADHVDGDSVALILGDNIFHGPGFSTLLSSAVSEMKGCVLFGYPVVDPERYGVGYTDETGNLIALEEKPRHPTSNRAITGLYFYDSDVVEIASGLEPSARGELEITDLNRVYLDRGLACLVELGRGFAWLDTGTHDSLLEASEYVRTLEYRQGLRIACLEEVALRMGYIDAEQCLRLGRQLTSSGYGRYVIDAALAAGAREEMGVGPGRGT; encoded by the coding sequence GTGAAAGGAATCATCCTGGCCGGCGGACATGGCAGCCGGCTCCACCCGGTGACGTTGGGTGTGTCGAAGCAGCTCGTCCCGGTTTACAACAAACCCATGATCTATTACCCGCTGTCCGTGCTGATGCTCGCCGGAATTACCGACATTCTCATCATCACAAACCCGCAGGACAGGCCGCAGTTTGAGCATCTCCTTACCGACGGCTCGCAATGGGGAATACGACTCGACTATGCAGCACAAGATGAGCCGAGAGGGCTGGCAGATGCTTTCATCGTGGGTGCGGATCACGTCGATGGAGATTCGGTGGCGCTGATCTTGGGCGACAACATTTTCCACGGTCCCGGATTCTCCACCCTACTCTCGAGCGCCGTCAGCGAAATGAAGGGATGCGTGCTCTTCGGGTACCCAGTCGTGGATCCTGAGCGGTACGGCGTTGGCTACACCGATGAAACCGGCAATCTGATCGCGCTCGAGGAGAAGCCGCGCCATCCCACATCCAACCGCGCCATCACCGGGTTGTACTTCTATGACAGTGATGTCGTGGAGATCGCGAGTGGGCTCGAGCCGTCCGCGCGCGGAGAACTCGAGATCACCGATCTGAATCGCGTCTACCTGGACCGTGGGCTGGCCTGCTTGGTCGAGCTCGGTCGCGGATTCGCCTGGCTGGACACGGGCACACATGACTCGCTGCTCGAGGCCAGTGAGTACGTGCGCACCTTGGAGTACAGGCAAGGGCTGCGCATCGCCTGTCTCGAGGAGGTCGCGCTGCGGATGGGCTATATCGACGCCGAGCAGTGTCTGCGTCTCGGCCGGCAGCTCACCTCGTCCGGGTACGGCCGATACGTGATCGATGCGGCGCTCGCTGCCGGTGCTCGTGAGGAGATGGGGGTTGGGCCCGGACGGGGGACTTGA
- the tsrT gene encoding tryptophan 2-C-methyltransferase, with product MNRPLVTLVNPNLVHPPITPYALDILTTSLEAAGFEVDVVDLTLVRDRWRHTVATYFGEHRPVLVGMTFRNTDTIYPQEQRVFLDSHRDIVREVQRWTTAPIVGGGVGFSSMPFALVDWFGIDYGVKGPGEMTLVELATMLANDDSPAKVPGLIINLGRGDVRQIPHRTQLTADGRVDLVNRSTPYLRRSGRPDKVDNLAYYERGGLGNILTKNGCTYACAHCVEPDAKGNRFARRAEAAVVDEMELLTAQGVHDLHTTDSEFNLNIAHSKAVLREIVRRKRTDRSSPLHDLRLWIYVQPAPFDEEYAALLAEAGCAGINVAPDHVRDDVLNGWKVTGRGTRFYGYADVQRLCDLATQYGMLTMVEALLGMPGETAETMHDCVDGLLALDATVVGFTLGLRAFPYSPLGRDLAARSGGTRAVPGLQSNTATAPILLSTLEQCHSRVEYERQFMFDPMGGFRPVYYFSPALPEGARNTRSGDRWLTSLELLWEWVPLHDRPRVMLPTAPGLTPEDNNYADNPFLLRLTELGYKGAFWSHWPLRAEIMGGTVPA from the coding sequence GTGAACCGCCCGCTCGTCACGCTGGTGAACCCGAACCTGGTGCACCCGCCCATCACGCCGTATGCGCTGGACATCCTCACCACGTCGCTCGAGGCCGCCGGCTTCGAGGTGGACGTGGTCGACCTGACGCTCGTGCGCGACCGGTGGCGGCACACCGTCGCGACCTACTTCGGTGAGCACCGGCCGGTGCTGGTCGGCATGACGTTCCGGAACACGGACACGATCTACCCGCAGGAGCAGCGCGTCTTCCTCGACTCCCACCGCGACATCGTGCGCGAGGTGCAGCGCTGGACGACGGCGCCGATCGTGGGCGGCGGGGTGGGGTTCTCGTCGATGCCGTTCGCGCTGGTCGACTGGTTCGGCATCGACTACGGCGTCAAGGGGCCGGGCGAGATGACGCTGGTCGAGCTGGCGACGATGCTGGCCAACGACGACTCGCCGGCGAAGGTGCCCGGGCTGATCATCAACCTCGGCCGCGGCGACGTCCGGCAGATCCCGCACCGCACGCAGCTGACGGCGGACGGCCGGGTCGACCTGGTGAATCGGTCGACGCCGTACCTGCGGCGCTCCGGCCGGCCGGACAAGGTCGACAACCTCGCCTATTACGAGCGCGGCGGGCTGGGCAACATCCTGACGAAGAACGGCTGCACGTACGCCTGCGCGCACTGCGTCGAACCGGACGCGAAGGGCAACCGGTTCGCCCGCCGCGCCGAGGCCGCCGTCGTCGACGAGATGGAGTTGCTGACGGCGCAGGGCGTGCACGACCTGCACACGACCGACAGCGAGTTCAACCTCAACATCGCGCACAGCAAGGCGGTGCTGCGCGAGATCGTCCGGCGCAAGCGCACCGACCGGTCCTCGCCGCTGCACGACCTCCGGCTGTGGATCTACGTGCAGCCGGCGCCGTTCGACGAGGAGTACGCGGCGCTGCTGGCCGAGGCCGGCTGCGCGGGCATCAACGTGGCACCCGACCACGTCCGCGACGACGTCCTGAACGGCTGGAAGGTGACCGGCCGCGGCACCCGGTTCTACGGCTACGCCGACGTGCAGCGGCTGTGCGACCTGGCGACGCAGTACGGGATGCTGACGATGGTCGAGGCGCTGCTGGGCATGCCCGGCGAGACCGCCGAGACCATGCACGACTGCGTCGACGGCCTGCTCGCGCTGGATGCGACGGTGGTCGGCTTCACGCTCGGCCTCCGCGCGTTCCCGTACTCGCCGCTGGGCCGCGACCTCGCCGCCCGCAGCGGCGGCACGCGCGCCGTCCCAGGCCTGCAGTCCAACACCGCGACGGCGCCGATCCTGCTGTCGACCCTGGAGCAGTGCCACAGCAGGGTGGAGTACGAGCGGCAGTTCATGTTCGACCCGATGGGCGGGTTCCGGCCGGTCTACTACTTCTCCCCCGCGCTGCCCGAGGGCGCACGCAACACCCGCTCCGGCGACCGCTGGCTGACCAGCCTGGAGCTGCTGTGGGAGTGGGTCCCGCTGCACGACCGCCCGCGGGTCATGCTGCCGACAGCGCCCGGCCTGACACCGGAGGACAACAACTACGCCGACAACCCGTTCCTGCTGCGGTTGACGGAACTGGGCTACAAGGGCGCCTTCTGGTCACACTGGCCGCTGCGCGCCGAGATCATGGGCGGCACCGTCCCCGCCTGA
- a CDS encoding MFS transporter, translating to MAPGPRQATATHGHVVRALSGLLLAVFVVSLSGTVVATALPRIIAELGGSQRQYAWVVTATLLTITASGPIWGKLADRASRRTLVQLAFSIFALGSVLAGFSPNTEMLILFRAFEGAGMGGLGALAPTVIASLVGPRERSRYVGYFVAVGAIATLGGPLIGGLIVDVPLLGWRWCFWIVAPIAVAAVLLLRRMPELPVVRPGCRFDWLGAFLVPIAICILMIWVTSAGADFGWRSRISLGLLVVSATLIVCSVFVEHRAADPLLPLWLLRNRTMPIALFAITVAGASLVVSSVFLAQYFQIARRYSPTESGLLLLPLLAAVVGATLVCGRITSRTGRVKAPLVVGGALSVMGFALLGGVDDSTSLGSLCLSMMILGLGIGSCAPNLVVVAQNLLDYPDLGAGTSLLTFFQSFGGAAGISVLGAVFASQVSDRASDHTGIEYAYGAASGRVFLICAALAGAAFIAVLFVRESHVAAEQSGGDGAAHDLGAQRPV from the coding sequence ATGGCTCCAGGCCCTCGGCAGGCGACGGCGACGCATGGACACGTCGTTCGCGCGCTCTCCGGCCTGCTGCTCGCCGTATTCGTCGTCTCGCTGTCGGGCACCGTTGTCGCCACCGCGCTGCCACGCATCATCGCCGAGCTCGGCGGCAGCCAGCGGCAGTACGCCTGGGTGGTCACGGCGACACTGCTCACGATCACAGCCTCCGGACCCATCTGGGGCAAGCTGGCAGATCGTGCGAGCAGGAGAACGCTGGTCCAGCTGGCGTTCTCGATCTTCGCTCTCGGGTCGGTCCTCGCCGGCTTCTCGCCGAACACCGAGATGCTCATCCTGTTCCGGGCGTTCGAGGGCGCGGGCATGGGTGGGTTGGGAGCTCTGGCCCCGACCGTCATCGCATCGTTGGTTGGTCCGCGGGAACGTAGCCGGTACGTGGGCTACTTCGTCGCCGTCGGGGCCATTGCGACCCTTGGCGGGCCGCTGATCGGCGGCCTCATCGTCGATGTGCCGCTTCTGGGGTGGCGGTGGTGCTTCTGGATCGTCGCACCGATCGCAGTGGCGGCCGTCTTGCTGCTTCGGCGGATGCCGGAGCTCCCGGTGGTTCGGCCAGGCTGTCGCTTTGACTGGCTGGGCGCGTTCCTCGTACCGATTGCGATCTGCATCCTGATGATCTGGGTCACGTCGGCAGGTGCCGACTTCGGCTGGCGATCGCGCATCAGCCTCGGCCTGCTCGTCGTGAGTGCGACGCTGATCGTCTGTTCTGTCTTCGTCGAGCACAGAGCGGCCGATCCACTGCTCCCGCTGTGGCTGTTGCGGAATCGCACGATGCCGATCGCTCTCTTCGCAATCACCGTCGCTGGCGCTTCCCTGGTGGTCTCGTCGGTGTTCCTTGCCCAGTACTTTCAGATCGCTCGTCGGTACTCGCCGACCGAGTCAGGACTGTTGCTGCTCCCCTTACTCGCCGCGGTCGTCGGCGCGACACTCGTGTGCGGTCGGATCACGAGCCGCACCGGCCGCGTCAAGGCGCCCCTGGTGGTCGGCGGAGCACTGAGCGTGATGGGCTTCGCACTTCTGGGTGGGGTCGACGACTCGACGTCGCTGGGGTCGTTGTGTCTGAGCATGATGATTCTCGGGCTCGGGATCGGGTCCTGCGCGCCAAACCTGGTCGTGGTGGCGCAAAATCTCCTCGACTACCCCGACCTCGGCGCCGGCACGTCCCTGCTCACGTTCTTTCAATCGTTCGGTGGAGCGGCCGGCATCTCCGTTCTGGGCGCGGTCTTCGCGTCGCAAGTATCGGATCGGGCGTCCGACCACACCGGGATCGAATACGCCTACGGTGCTGCATCCGGCCGTGTCTTCCTCATCTGCGCAGCCCTCGCTGGTGCCGCGTTCATCGCCGTCCTGTTCGTGCGGGAATCGCACGTCGCTGCCGAACAGTCAGGCGGGGACGGTGCCGCCCATGATCTCGGCGCGCAGCGGCCAGTGTGA
- a CDS encoding helix-turn-helix domain-containing protein, giving the protein MIVRAAGVTSPDDTVGTVIRQARRRLGYSQYAVADELVRISGNGALTRDEVARWERGKRIPGPYWRQWISQVLDVGSSDLERAARAARVARRARRARARP; this is encoded by the coding sequence ATGATCGTCCGCGCCGCAGGCGTGACGTCCCCCGACGACACCGTCGGCACCGTGATCCGCCAGGCTCGGCGCCGGCTCGGCTACAGCCAGTACGCCGTCGCCGACGAACTCGTGCGCATCTCCGGCAACGGCGCCCTCACCCGCGACGAGGTCGCTCGCTGGGAGCGGGGCAAACGCATCCCCGGCCCGTACTGGCGGCAGTGGATCAGCCAGGTTCTGGACGTGGGCTCGTCGGACCTGGAGCGAGCCGCCCGGGCCGCGCGGGTCGCCCGGCGGGCTCGCCGGGCGCGAGCACGGCCGTGA